One window of Desulfosoma sp. genomic DNA carries:
- a CDS encoding class II aldolase/adducin family protein gives MEPREASAREEMVWACQKLAAAGLIAASDGNVSCRLDKGRYLITPSGVPKVEAKSEDFLVIDETGAVISGDGKPSSEWRMHLLVYERRSDVHAVVHAHPPLLTAMTLAGVDFPADVFPEVWVTVGLVPTVPYATPSTEEVPRSIMPFVEAHQAVLLARHGSLTMGRDIRQAYYRLEKLEHAAKSLLAACIFGGRLPEPLPVDQLEKLTLLFS, from the coding sequence ATGGAACCAAGGGAAGCAAGTGCTCGAGAGGAGATGGTCTGGGCTTGCCAAAAACTTGCCGCGGCTGGTTTGATAGCGGCTAGTGATGGGAATGTGAGTTGCCGACTGGATAAGGGAAGGTACCTCATCACCCCGAGCGGTGTTCCTAAGGTGGAAGCCAAAAGCGAGGATTTTCTTGTCATCGATGAGACAGGTGCTGTGATTTCAGGGGATGGAAAACCTTCCAGCGAATGGCGGATGCATCTTCTCGTGTACGAAAGGCGATCGGATGTGCACGCGGTGGTTCATGCGCACCCTCCCCTGCTCACGGCCATGACCTTGGCTGGAGTTGATTTTCCCGCAGACGTTTTTCCGGAAGTGTGGGTTACCGTTGGACTTGTTCCCACGGTCCCTTACGCCACTCCATCGACCGAGGAGGTTCCCCGATCCATCATGCCCTTTGTGGAGGCTCACCAAGCCGTATTGCTTGCTCGACATGGATCGCTTACCATGGGCAGGGATATACGCCAAGCTTATTACCGACTGGAGAAATTGGAACACGCCGCCAAAAGTCTTCTGGCGGCGTGTATCTTTGGAGGACGTTTACCCGAGCCGCTTCCTGTTGACCAATTGGAAAAGCTTACCCTCCTCTTTTCATGA
- a CDS encoding CoA-transferase: MKDMKQLAQPGEYTLGDLMTVAAAREVKDNEVVFAGTGMPMIAIMLAQRTHAPRLKLIFEAGTLDGRPKELPTSVGDPRCEVGASVASGLYEAFSIAQRGYVDLGFLGGAEIDEYGNVNTTAIGDYLNPLLRLTGSGGNPDINSFAKRTVYIMVHEKRRFPKKVSYITSPGWRVKKWPSGEWVHRRELYGAAFRGGPSAVISTAGVFRFDEQTGRMYLDTYHPGMSPEKIQEMCEFDLDISRVNGETVPPTYEEIHLIHNVLDPEEIFLAKPRKD; the protein is encoded by the coding sequence ATGAAAGATATGAAGCAGCTGGCCCAGCCCGGCGAATATACCCTTGGGGATCTTATGACTGTGGCTGCGGCACGGGAAGTCAAAGACAACGAAGTGGTTTTCGCCGGCACCGGCATGCCCATGATCGCTATTATGCTGGCCCAAAGAACCCATGCTCCGCGTCTTAAGCTTATTTTCGAAGCCGGGACTTTAGACGGCCGTCCCAAAGAATTGCCCACGTCGGTGGGAGACCCACGGTGTGAGGTGGGAGCCTCCGTGGCTTCGGGTCTCTATGAAGCTTTCAGTATCGCCCAGAGGGGCTACGTGGATCTGGGTTTTTTAGGCGGCGCCGAAATCGATGAGTATGGGAACGTCAACACCACCGCCATCGGCGATTATTTGAATCCGCTGCTTCGGCTCACAGGAAGCGGTGGCAATCCCGACATCAACTCTTTCGCGAAACGCACCGTCTATATCATGGTGCATGAAAAACGGCGCTTTCCCAAGAAGGTAAGCTACATCACCAGTCCAGGATGGCGTGTCAAGAAGTGGCCCTCCGGTGAATGGGTGCATCGCCGGGAACTCTACGGTGCGGCCTTTCGAGGCGGACCCAGTGCGGTCATCAGCACGGCCGGCGTTTTTCGCTTTGATGAACAAACAGGCCGCATGTACCTTGATACTTACCATCCAGGCATGAGCCCCGAAAAGATACAGGAAATGTGCGAGTTTGACCTGGACATTTCCCGTGTGAACGGAGAAACGGTGCCCCCGACTTACGAAGAAATTCATCTTATTCACAACGTTTTGGATCCCGAAGAAATTTTTTTGGCTAAACCTCGAAAGGATTGA
- a CDS encoding zinc ribbon domain-containing protein produces MPIYEFRCVRCGHIQEVLTSSSQNQVQLVCEKCQGEEMERVLSRVSYVMGHSSSSVQDAPRVTSKSCSPGSSCTTIELPGHTR; encoded by the coding sequence ATGCCAATTTACGAATTTCGATGTGTCCGCTGCGGCCATATACAGGAAGTGCTTACCTCCAGCTCACAGAACCAGGTGCAGCTCGTGTGTGAAAAGTGCCAGGGGGAAGAGATGGAGCGAGTGCTCAGCCGTGTCAGTTACGTTATGGGGCATTCCTCTTCTTCCGTCCAGGATGCGCCGAGGGTCACGTCCAAGAGCTGCTCTCCGGGAAGCAGCTGTACCACCATTGAACTTCCAGGCCACACGCGCTGA
- the ftsY gene encoding signal recognition particle-docking protein FtsY: MERPFMLKWFRKKDGEDRPSNGAQTEPVTEGSSEVQAELSVSEPQDTQRGLLARLRDRLAKSRERLADRVDRLILGKKQIDAELLEDLEEILITADLGVQTTQLLLERVRERVKRKELQNPEKLRDALREEIEAILTVNAAPLDPSRAKPFVIMMIGVNGVGKTTTIGKLAHHFRQDGLTPMLVAADTFRAAAAEQLERWAERVQVPIVRQQSGADPSAVVFDALDAALARHVDIVLIDTAGRMHTKVNLMEELKKVHRIIQRKMPEAPHEILLVLDATTGQNAVSQARLFREALGVTGLILTKLDGTAKGGVIVPICHELKLPVRYIGIGEALEDLRPFDPSAFARAVL; encoded by the coding sequence ATGGAAAGGCCTTTTATGCTTAAATGGTTTCGAAAGAAAGATGGCGAGGACAGACCATCGAATGGAGCTCAAACCGAGCCTGTCACGGAAGGGTCTTCGGAAGTTCAAGCTGAACTAAGCGTCTCGGAGCCTCAAGACACGCAACGGGGGTTATTGGCGCGTCTTCGGGATCGGTTGGCGAAGAGCCGAGAGCGGCTGGCGGACCGTGTGGATCGTTTGATTCTGGGGAAGAAACAAATTGATGCCGAGTTGTTGGAAGATCTCGAAGAAATCCTGATTACGGCCGATCTGGGGGTCCAGACAACACAGCTGCTCTTGGAGCGTGTGCGGGAAAGGGTCAAGAGAAAGGAATTGCAGAATCCGGAAAAACTTCGCGACGCTCTCAGAGAAGAAATCGAAGCCATCCTCACGGTGAACGCAGCTCCCTTGGATCCCTCTCGAGCTAAGCCTTTTGTGATCATGATGATCGGCGTCAATGGAGTGGGTAAGACCACCACCATCGGCAAACTGGCCCATCATTTCCGCCAAGACGGATTGACCCCCATGCTGGTTGCTGCCGACACGTTTCGTGCCGCAGCCGCAGAACAACTGGAACGATGGGCGGAGCGTGTTCAGGTTCCCATTGTTCGTCAGCAAAGCGGCGCAGACCCAAGCGCTGTGGTCTTTGACGCCCTGGATGCGGCACTGGCGCGACATGTAGACATTGTCTTGATCGACACGGCGGGACGTATGCACACCAAGGTGAACCTCATGGAAGAATTAAAAAAGGTTCACCGAATCATTCAAAGAAAAATGCCCGAAGCTCCTCACGAGATTCTTCTCGTTTTGGATGCCACCACAGGTCAAAATGCCGTGAGTCAAGCCCGTCTTTTTCGAGAAGCTTTAGGGGTCACGGGTTTGATTTTGACCAAACTGGATGGAACAGCCAAAGGAGGGGTTATTGTTCCCATTTGTCATGAATTAAAATTGCCCGTGCGATACATCGGTATCGGTGAAGCCTTGGAAGATCTACGACCTTTTGATCCCTCGGCTTTCGCTCGAGCCGTGCTCTAA
- a CDS encoding thioesterase family protein: MGKDLTVGMKRELTLKTRPEHSAQRFFHNLPDVFATPFLGGLMEQVCAELIDEHLEPGMQSVGMSMNLKHLAPTPLGMEVKVVAEITAIEGRKVIFSLEAFDEVEKIGEATHERFIIKADKFNVRVQEKAQKISSS; this comes from the coding sequence ATGGGCAAAGATCTGACTGTGGGAATGAAGAGGGAACTAACTTTGAAAACGCGCCCGGAACACTCCGCGCAACGTTTCTTTCACAACTTGCCGGATGTTTTCGCTACGCCGTTTTTGGGAGGTTTGATGGAACAAGTCTGCGCCGAATTGATCGATGAACATCTAGAACCTGGCATGCAGTCGGTGGGCATGTCCATGAATCTCAAGCACCTGGCTCCTACCCCTTTGGGCATGGAGGTCAAGGTGGTGGCCGAGATCACGGCCATTGAAGGCCGAAAAGTGATTTTTAGTTTAGAAGCCTTTGACGAAGTGGAAAAAATTGGAGAAGCAACCCACGAAAGATTCATCATCAAGGCCGATAAGTTCAACGTTCGAGTCCAGGAAAAAGCCCAGAAGATTTCCTCCTCATGA
- a CDS encoding rubrerythrin family protein, which produces MSKTEKHLKEAFAGESQANRKYLAFAEKAREEGYPGVAKLFEAAAAAETVHAHKHLRVLKGIRSTRENLQEAIAGETHEFKSMYPQMIEDAKAEGERQAEISFTYANEVEKIHAQLYEDALKDPENFPVKDWFVCRICGYTIADEPPERCPVCGANKKNFFKVE; this is translated from the coding sequence ATGTCCAAAACCGAAAAGCATCTCAAGGAAGCTTTCGCCGGCGAATCCCAGGCCAACCGCAAGTATTTAGCCTTTGCTGAAAAGGCTCGAGAAGAAGGTTACCCGGGAGTAGCCAAGCTCTTTGAAGCGGCGGCTGCCGCCGAAACCGTGCATGCCCATAAACATCTGCGGGTTCTCAAAGGCATTCGAAGCACACGGGAGAACCTGCAAGAGGCCATCGCCGGGGAAACCCACGAGTTCAAGAGCATGTACCCTCAAATGATCGAAGACGCCAAGGCCGAGGGAGAGCGCCAAGCTGAGATCAGTTTCACCTATGCCAACGAGGTGGAGAAAATACATGCGCAGCTTTACGAAGATGCTTTGAAGGATCCTGAAAATTTTCCGGTCAAGGACTGGTTTGTCTGCCGCATCTGCGGTTACACCATCGCTGATGAGCCTCCGGAACGATGCCCCGTCTGCGGTGCCAACAAGAAAAACTTTTTCAAAGTGGAATAG
- a CDS encoding CoA transferase — translation MTSRTKRIRLSEAAEIIKDGTLLTFSGFTIWRRPCALVYELIRQKRRHLHLIEVNSGPHSEFLIGAGCVDVWESCWIGHEIYGKYGANLARRVRQKEIIYEDYSHAEMTFRFQAAAAGMPFMATQTSLGTDIHNPDYDMLGRAGLRNGKNPKIPRQKYHVIDDPFFGDGQQILVPAAKVDVAVLAVQQVGDEGTVRIAGQFFTDPEVARAADVTIAIAEEIVPEEYLRHESHLNKIPSFQVDYIVECPWCAHPTGMFRFYDVDGEFLRNFYVQTRSQEGFNEFAKEWIFGMNHDGYLNKLGVPRLARLKANTVLNYSTRVERGRK, via the coding sequence ATGACAAGCAGAACCAAAAGGATTCGTCTCAGCGAAGCCGCCGAAATCATCAAAGACGGCACACTTCTGACCTTTTCCGGCTTCACCATTTGGCGTCGCCCTTGCGCGCTGGTCTATGAACTCATTCGCCAAAAACGTCGACATCTCCATTTGATCGAGGTCAATAGCGGCCCGCACTCGGAGTTTCTTATCGGTGCAGGGTGCGTGGATGTGTGGGAATCCTGCTGGATCGGCCACGAGATTTACGGTAAGTACGGAGCCAACCTTGCTAGGCGGGTTCGTCAAAAGGAAATTATTTACGAAGATTACAGTCATGCCGAAATGACCTTTCGATTTCAGGCCGCCGCTGCCGGCATGCCCTTCATGGCTACCCAAACTTCCCTCGGGACCGACATTCATAATCCCGACTATGACATGCTGGGACGAGCCGGTCTGAGAAACGGTAAAAATCCCAAGATTCCCCGTCAGAAATACCATGTGATCGACGATCCCTTTTTTGGTGACGGCCAACAAATCTTGGTTCCTGCAGCCAAAGTGGACGTGGCCGTCCTGGCTGTTCAACAAGTGGGAGATGAAGGCACGGTGCGCATTGCAGGTCAATTCTTTACGGACCCTGAAGTGGCCCGTGCGGCGGACGTTACCATTGCCATCGCCGAAGAAATCGTCCCCGAAGAGTACCTGCGTCATGAATCTCATCTCAACAAGATTCCCAGCTTTCAGGTGGACTACATCGTGGAATGCCCTTGGTGTGCTCATCCAACAGGTATGTTTCGCTTCTACGATGTGGACGGAGAGTTTTTGCGCAACTTTTACGTGCAGACACGAAGCCAGGAAGGGTTCAACGAATTTGCCAAGGAGTGGATCTTTGGCATGAACCACGACGGCTACCTGAACAAACTCGGGGTGCCTCGACTCGCCCGCCTGAAAGCCAATACGGTTCTCAACTACAGCACACGCGTTGAACGGGGACGAAAGTAA
- a CDS encoding DUF4442 domain-containing protein, producing MNHRMFRWLLNLYPPYLGAGVRVRRVSQDFREIFVEMPLRFFNRNYVGTHFGGSLYAMVDPFYMLMLMKNLGPNYIVWDKAATIDFVKPGRGTVRAHFKLEEKVLEEIKEKVKDGGKYQPTFTVQVLDSQGDVVARVEKVLYVRKKT from the coding sequence GTGAATCATCGTATGTTCCGCTGGTTGCTCAATCTCTATCCACCCTATCTTGGAGCCGGCGTCCGTGTGCGACGTGTTTCACAGGATTTTCGAGAAATCTTTGTGGAAATGCCGCTTCGGTTTTTCAATCGCAATTACGTGGGCACGCATTTCGGCGGCAGCCTTTATGCCATGGTCGATCCTTTTTACATGCTCATGCTCATGAAAAACCTTGGTCCCAACTACATCGTGTGGGACAAAGCCGCCACCATCGATTTTGTCAAACCCGGCCGAGGAACCGTGCGAGCGCATTTTAAGCTTGAGGAAAAGGTTTTGGAAGAAATAAAAGAAAAAGTCAAAGATGGTGGAAAGTATCAACCCACCTTTACGGTCCAGGTTTTGGACAGCCAAGGCGATGTGGTGGCTCGTGTGGAAAAAGTTCTGTATGTGAGAAAAAAAACCTAA
- a CDS encoding beta-1,6-N-acetylglucosaminyltransferase codes for MRIAYLIVAYNNPRHFPRLIRALDRPNCAFFVHIDKKYDISPYKAVSKSDVIFSQKRVPVYWGDFSTVEAILIVLQEALENPQGFQRFVLLSGSDYPIRSAQWIEQFFEKHPDTEYMNLVPMPSKSLGKPLTRLTYYRPKPTTPSWILFAAKALMKLGLWPRRNYRKVLGNFQPYGGSMFWALTREAAQYLVDFLNRRPDFFEFYRHTYCPDEMMLQTILGNSPFAARTQRNLTYADWSARGRSPEWIQRKHLEFFRSTTRFPDDDPYGPGEILFARKFSENADDLVRELDQIIVEREALEAKA; via the coding sequence ATGAGGATCGCCTACCTGATTGTGGCCTACAACAATCCACGACATTTTCCACGTCTTATCAGGGCCCTTGATAGGCCCAACTGCGCCTTTTTCGTGCACATCGACAAGAAATATGACATTAGCCCTTACAAGGCGGTTTCAAAATCCGATGTCATCTTTTCTCAAAAGCGTGTCCCCGTCTATTGGGGAGATTTCAGCACCGTGGAAGCCATTTTGATCGTCCTTCAAGAAGCTTTGGAAAACCCGCAAGGATTCCAAAGGTTCGTGCTACTGAGCGGCTCCGATTATCCTATCCGTTCGGCTCAGTGGATCGAACAATTCTTTGAAAAACACCCGGATACCGAATACATGAATCTTGTGCCCATGCCTTCCAAATCCCTTGGAAAACCTTTGACCCGTCTCACTTATTATCGGCCGAAACCAACCACTCCGTCCTGGATTCTCTTTGCAGCCAAAGCACTCATGAAGCTCGGCCTATGGCCGCGACGCAATTACAGAAAAGTTCTTGGAAATTTTCAGCCTTACGGAGGGTCCATGTTTTGGGCTTTGACCCGTGAAGCCGCGCAGTATCTTGTGGATTTTTTGAATCGACGCCCGGATTTCTTTGAATTTTATAGACACACCTATTGTCCGGACGAGATGATGTTACAGACCATTCTTGGTAATTCTCCCTTCGCCGCACGGACCCAAAGGAACCTTACCTATGCCGATTGGAGTGCCCGTGGTCGCAGCCCGGAATGGATACAGAGGAAACATCTGGAATTTTTCAGGTCCACGACACGGTTTCCAGACGATGATCCCTATGGGCCCGGAGAGATTCTTTTTGCACGCAAGTTTTCCGAGAATGCCGACGATTTGGTTCGAGAATTGGATCAAATCATCGTCGAAAGGGAAGCCTTGGAGGCAAAGGCGTGA
- a CDS encoding acetate--CoA ligase family protein: protein MGSHQMDAFFRPRSVAVIGASESPEKYGNIILRNILNGGFRGAVYPINPKSETILGLQCFRSVKDIPDTVDLAVVIIPARLVPQAITECVEKAVKGAIIITGGFGEAGPEGEALQRQVADIARAGNLRLIGPNCQGVNNPYHPLCASWPLLQTQGHVAVISQSGTVGAAMMDWFSDEELGVSCFVSLGNRADVDETDLIEYFENDPNTRVIALYVEGIKRPDAFRKTLQMSSKPMVVLKAGRTPKGRVAAESHTKSLAGVDGVYGALFQSHGVVRAENIQEFYDFAKAFAYLKEPAGNRILFITTSGGAGILATDCAEKEGLDVAPLPPDLAEALEGVIPAHAIRANPLDLTGDANAAMYQAVMERARPYYDILGVIFGDPVENAADVVTPQADELVIFLGGAEVEKAERRKMHHKGVPVFPTPERGVRALAQRLPKAKRIKPARTTFVEGHVQGRASSLSESLAFLEKHGFECICHRFAESPGKAVHVAHQLGFPVALKIDSPDILHKSDVGGVRLNLRSGQDVRAAYEGIMSRARQMMPQARIRGVVVTSMVASGLEVILGMNRDPQFGPILMFGLGGVTVELFRDVTLRLLPIRREDAFAMLEEIQGAPLLNGYRGAPPVDKNALVDAILKLAELAESYENLVEIDLNPVFAYSEGVLVADARIIWKS, encoded by the coding sequence ATGGGATCTCATCAGATGGACGCTTTTTTTCGGCCACGCAGTGTGGCCGTCATTGGAGCCTCAGAAAGCCCTGAAAAATACGGAAACATTATTCTAAGAAACATCTTGAACGGTGGGTTTCGAGGCGCTGTGTATCCTATCAATCCCAAAAGTGAGACCATTCTGGGGCTACAGTGTTTTCGAAGTGTCAAGGATATTCCGGATACGGTGGATTTGGCAGTGGTGATCATTCCGGCACGTCTGGTGCCTCAGGCCATCACTGAATGCGTCGAGAAAGCTGTCAAAGGGGCGATCATCATCACGGGAGGATTCGGTGAGGCTGGACCGGAGGGAGAAGCCCTGCAAAGGCAGGTCGCGGACATCGCTCGAGCCGGCAATCTGCGTCTTATTGGTCCCAACTGTCAAGGGGTCAACAATCCTTATCACCCCTTGTGTGCTTCTTGGCCCTTGCTTCAGACACAAGGACACGTGGCCGTGATCAGTCAGAGCGGCACGGTAGGTGCCGCCATGATGGACTGGTTTTCCGATGAAGAACTGGGGGTTTCGTGTTTTGTAAGCCTGGGCAACCGTGCTGACGTGGATGAGACGGATCTGATTGAGTACTTCGAAAACGATCCCAACACACGGGTCATCGCTCTCTACGTAGAAGGTATCAAAAGGCCCGATGCCTTTCGAAAAACGCTCCAGATGTCATCCAAGCCCATGGTCGTTCTGAAAGCAGGGAGGACTCCCAAAGGAAGAGTGGCCGCCGAGTCTCATACCAAATCCTTAGCCGGAGTTGATGGCGTCTATGGGGCACTCTTTCAAAGTCACGGTGTGGTCCGTGCGGAAAATATTCAGGAATTTTATGATTTCGCAAAAGCCTTTGCCTATCTGAAGGAACCTGCGGGAAACCGTATCTTGTTTATCACCACATCGGGAGGCGCAGGGATTCTGGCTACGGACTGTGCGGAAAAGGAAGGGCTTGATGTGGCACCGCTTCCACCCGATTTGGCCGAAGCTCTGGAAGGCGTGATTCCGGCTCACGCCATTCGCGCCAATCCCTTGGACCTTACAGGGGACGCCAACGCCGCCATGTATCAAGCCGTGATGGAACGGGCTCGGCCCTATTACGACATTTTGGGGGTGATCTTCGGGGATCCCGTTGAAAACGCGGCCGATGTGGTCACACCGCAGGCGGATGAATTGGTGATTTTTTTGGGGGGCGCTGAAGTGGAAAAAGCGGAACGCCGAAAGATGCATCACAAGGGTGTTCCGGTTTTTCCCACCCCCGAACGGGGTGTTCGAGCCCTGGCACAGCGTCTTCCCAAAGCAAAGCGTATCAAGCCGGCTCGGACCACCTTTGTGGAAGGCCATGTGCAAGGCCGGGCGTCCAGTCTCAGCGAATCCCTTGCTTTTCTTGAAAAACACGGCTTTGAGTGTATTTGCCATCGTTTTGCCGAAAGTCCCGGCAAAGCTGTCCATGTGGCGCATCAATTGGGTTTTCCCGTGGCCCTCAAGATCGATTCACCGGACATTCTTCACAAATCGGACGTAGGAGGTGTGCGGTTAAATCTTCGATCCGGACAGGATGTTCGAGCGGCTTACGAAGGCATCATGAGCCGAGCCCGTCAGATGATGCCACAGGCTCGCATTCGCGGGGTCGTGGTCACCAGCATGGTGGCTTCAGGCCTGGAAGTTATTCTAGGCATGAATCGGGATCCCCAGTTCGGGCCCATTCTCATGTTCGGCTTGGGTGGTGTGACGGTGGAACTGTTTCGAGATGTTACCTTGAGGCTCCTTCCCATTCGTCGAGAGGATGCCTTTGCCATGCTGGAAGAAATTCAAGGGGCTCCACTCCTCAACGGCTACCGTGGAGCTCCGCCGGTTGATAAAAACGCATTGGTGGATGCCATCTTGAAGTTGGCCGAATTGGCCGAGTCCTACGAAAACCTTGTGGAAATCGACCTTAATCCTGTGTTTGCCTATTCGGAAGGCGTCCTGGTTGCCGACGCTCGCATCATCTGGAAATCATGA
- a CDS encoding CaiB/BaiF CoA-transferase family protein, with amino-acid sequence MAGPFEGVRILDLSRLLPGPFCSMLLADLGADVLKIEDPKVGDYIRWWPPKIGRNSGFHVVLNRNKRSVTLNLKDRRGQDIFRRLVKTADVVLEGFRPGVMKRLGLDYASLRQIRPGIIYCAITGYGQEGERAQRAGHDINYLALSGVLSYCGPGPAPALPGVQIGDLGGGALMAAFSIAAALFARERTGLGQMIDISMTDGATMWNCLRWGKFLADGKAPTPGDDLLNHGLACYNIYRTKDGRFMSLGALEPQFWKAFCQTMNRPDWDRPDYFDPGPHQSQLFQDIASVFEQKTQTEWVALFQGTDCCCEPVLNLEEVMADPAMKARQMVVELHHELWGTYRQLGCAPKFSESPSHLGRHAPELGEHTQEVLAEVGLSPETIDQLRSQGVV; translated from the coding sequence GTGGCAGGACCTTTTGAAGGTGTGAGGATCTTAGATCTTTCTCGACTTCTTCCCGGACCTTTTTGCTCCATGCTCTTGGCGGATCTCGGTGCGGACGTGCTCAAGATTGAGGATCCCAAGGTGGGTGACTACATCCGCTGGTGGCCTCCCAAAATCGGGCGTAACAGCGGCTTTCATGTGGTCCTCAATCGCAATAAACGCTCCGTAACTCTTAACCTTAAAGATCGTCGAGGCCAAGACATCTTTCGTCGGCTGGTCAAAACGGCGGACGTGGTGCTGGAAGGATTTCGCCCAGGGGTGATGAAGCGGCTTGGGCTTGATTACGCCTCCCTTCGACAGATTCGCCCTGGGATCATCTACTGTGCCATCACAGGATACGGGCAAGAAGGCGAGCGGGCGCAACGCGCCGGGCACGACATCAATTACCTGGCTTTAAGCGGGGTCTTATCCTACTGCGGTCCAGGACCGGCACCGGCTTTGCCTGGAGTTCAAATCGGGGATCTGGGCGGAGGGGCTCTGATGGCGGCCTTCAGCATCGCGGCGGCCCTGTTCGCTCGAGAACGTACAGGACTTGGGCAAATGATCGACATTTCCATGACCGACGGCGCAACCATGTGGAATTGCCTGCGTTGGGGAAAATTTCTGGCTGACGGCAAAGCGCCGACACCCGGGGATGATCTTCTGAATCACGGCCTGGCCTGCTACAACATTTACCGCACCAAGGACGGTCGTTTCATGAGCTTGGGAGCTCTGGAACCTCAATTTTGGAAGGCTTTTTGTCAGACGATGAACAGACCCGATTGGGATCGGCCGGATTATTTCGACCCTGGGCCTCATCAAAGCCAACTGTTCCAAGACATCGCCAGCGTCTTTGAACAAAAAACTCAAACCGAATGGGTCGCTCTTTTTCAAGGCACGGATTGTTGCTGCGAACCGGTCCTGAACCTTGAGGAAGTCATGGCTGATCCGGCCATGAAGGCTCGTCAAATGGTGGTGGAACTGCATCACGAACTGTGGGGAACGTATCGCCAATTAGGCTGTGCCCCTAAATTTTCCGAAAGCCCTTCACATCTTGGCCGCCACGCTCCGGAACTGGGCGAGCACACTCAGGAAGTGCTCGCCGAAGTGGGCCTCAGCCCGGAAACCATCGATCAGCTTCGATCCCAAGGCGTGGTGTGA
- a CDS encoding universal stress protein: MAAYNHRCFLLAVDASERCFGAAKRFGQFFKDRRDCHWTILHCVQQHLMLYPGELWDAETSLRIAKTTQEKICQSITNRYREAFVELGFDEANIETLCRLDTWDPAQEIIKVAGERKFSSIAVGRRGLSPAENILIGSVSSRVVHYEEHRTIWIMDPDAPSTGHVLIAVESHPECRALTYYVGEWIAPIPNKRYTFLHILPPVPPALWDDGHILDEQERAARLTWKRHWEEERRGQVDQFMDEAREVLRSQGISENAIECRVVPLQKGVARDLLAHIDSGQYEVVVMGKRSLREKKPFLVGSHANKVLQHARGVHLSLVGRAC, from the coding sequence ATGGCGGCTTACAATCACAGATGTTTCCTTCTGGCCGTGGACGCATCGGAGCGCTGTTTTGGAGCGGCCAAGCGCTTCGGCCAATTTTTCAAGGATCGAAGGGATTGTCATTGGACGATTCTCCACTGCGTCCAACAGCACCTCATGTTGTATCCGGGCGAACTCTGGGATGCCGAAACTTCCCTACGGATTGCCAAAACAACTCAGGAAAAGATTTGTCAAAGCATCACCAATCGGTACCGAGAAGCCTTTGTGGAACTCGGGTTTGACGAGGCGAACATTGAGACTCTGTGCCGACTGGACACTTGGGATCCAGCCCAGGAAATCATCAAAGTGGCGGGAGAGAGAAAATTTTCGTCGATCGCGGTCGGTCGTCGAGGCTTGTCCCCTGCTGAAAACATTCTTATCGGAAGCGTCTCTTCCCGCGTAGTACACTATGAAGAACACCGAACGATTTGGATTATGGACCCGGATGCCCCTTCCACAGGCCATGTACTGATCGCTGTAGAATCGCATCCTGAATGCCGAGCCTTGACTTATTACGTCGGCGAGTGGATCGCTCCCATACCCAATAAGCGTTACACCTTCTTGCACATTCTGCCGCCTGTTCCGCCAGCTCTTTGGGATGACGGGCATATTTTGGATGAGCAAGAGCGGGCGGCACGGCTAACATGGAAACGTCATTGGGAGGAAGAAAGACGGGGTCAGGTGGATCAATTCATGGATGAAGCTCGAGAGGTTTTGCGTTCGCAGGGTATTTCGGAAAACGCTATTGAGTGCCGTGTCGTTCCTTTGCAAAAAGGTGTGGCCCGCGATCTGCTCGCCCATATCGACAGCGGCCAATATGAAGTCGTGGTGATGGGCAAACGTAGTCTTCGCGAGAAAAAACCCTTTCTTGTGGGCAGCCACGCCAACAAGGTGCTTCAGCATGCTCGAGGGGTGCATCTTTCCCTTGTGGGCAGGGCGTGCTGA